In Candidatus Methylomirabilota bacterium, the DNA window ACCTCTTCCCCCATCAGGAACACGCGCTCGTCCCGCTCCATCTCCTCGCGGTGCGCGTGATTGAGCGCGTCCCGGTACGTGATCACCGCCATCTCGAGCCCTCCTCCTCGGCCTCTACCTTCGGCCTCGTGACCTGCCGTCCCAGCTTCCCGGGGGGAGGCAGGCCCGATCCGTTCGCCGAATGGCGAACGGCCCGGCTTCGCCGGGAGGGCATTCTCCGGGGGGCGCAGCCCCCCTCCGAGAGTCTAGGCATAGACGTCCTCGAGCAGCCACTCGGACGGCGGCTCGGGCGACGTCTCCGCGAACTCGACCGCCTCGGTCACGCGCGCCTCCACCTCGTCGGTGAGGGCCTTCCAGCCCGCCTCGTCGAGGTGCCCTTCTCGGAGGAGCTGGTCCCGGAACCCGGCGATCGGATCGCGCAGCTTCTCCTGGTCGACCTCGTCCTTGGTCCGATAGATGGCCGCCGACGGATCGCGCATCGAGTGCCCGCGGAACCGGTAGGTGCGCGCCTCGATGAGGCTGGGGGTCCGCGACTCGCGCGCCCGGTCGACGGCGCGGCCGACGCACTCCCGCACGGCCACGACGTCCATCCCGTTACACGCCTCGCCGGGAATCTTGTACGCTTCGGCGAACTTGTAGATCTCGGTCTGGGCCAGCGCCCGATGGATGGCGGTGCCCATCGCGTAGCGGTTGTTCTCGCAGATGTAGACGACCGGCAGCTTCCACAGCGCGGCCAGGTTGAGCGACTCGTGGAACTCCCCCTGCGGCACGGACCCGTCACCGAAGAAGCACAGGATCACCTGGTCGCGTTCCTCGTAGCGAATGGCGAAGGCGACCCCGGCGGCGATCGGCAGGTAGCCGCCGACGATCGCGTGGCCGCCCAGGAAGTTCACGCTGCGGTCGAAGAGGTGCATCGAGCCGCCCTTGCCCTTGGAGACCCCGGTCCGCCGCCCGTACAGCTCGGCCATCAGGCGCTTGGGATCCGCCCCCTTGGCCAGGGCGTGCCCGTGCTCGCGGTAGCCGGCGATCGCGTAGTCGTCCGGCCGAAGGGTCGAGATGGCTCCCACCGCCACCGCCTCCTGGCCGATGTAGAGGTGCAGGAACCCTCCGATCTTCCCGAGGGCGTACATCTCGCCCGCCTTCTCCTCGAAGCGCCGGATGAGGAGCATCTGGGCGAGGAGGTCCCGCCAGGGCTTGCCGTTCTCCCGCCCGACCTCTCGCTTGGGCGCCGCCGCCTTGTCCTTGCTTGCCACGGCCTACCTCCTCCGTCGTCCTGCCGTCCGCCGCCGGCTCACCAGCGCATCAGCGACAGATCGTCGACGCTGATCCGATAGCGGGTCCGAAAGATGGCCACGATGATGGCGAGCCCCACGGCCACCTCGGCGGCGGCCACCGTCATCACGAAGAACACGATGACCTGGCCGTCGACGACTCCGCGGGCGTGCCCGAACGCCACGAAGGCCAGGTTCGCGGCATTCAGCATCAGCTCGATCGACATGAAAATCACGAGGGGGTTCCGCCGCACCAGAACCCCCACCACCCCGACCGTGAAGAGCACGGCCGACAGGGCGGCGTAGTAGACGGGCGGCACCATCGCTCGGCCCGCCTTCTAGGTGACCCGCCGCTTCGCCAGCGCGAGGGCCCCGATCAGGGCCGCCAGCAACAGGACGGCCGTCACCTCGAAGGGCAGCAGGTAGTCGGTGAACAGGAGCTGCCCGATCGTCCGCACCCCGGTCGGCGGCCCCGCCGGGACCTGGCGCGCCGCCGCGCCCGGCAAGACCATCACCACCACGAGCCCCAGCAGGCCCGCGAAGGGCAGGGCCAGCATGCGCTGGGGCCCCAGGGGATCCGGGCTGGCCTCCGCCTTTCCCGGCACCAGGAGCATGATGGCGAAGATGAACAGGACCATGATCGCGCCCGCGTAGATGATCACCTGGGCGAGGGCCAGGAACTCGGCGCGCAGCATGAGGTAGAGGACGGCCACGCAGAAC includes these proteins:
- the pdhA gene encoding pyruvate dehydrogenase (acetyl-transferring) E1 component subunit alpha, whose product is MASKDKAAAPKREVGRENGKPWRDLLAQMLLIRRFEEKAGEMYALGKIGGFLHLYIGQEAVAVGAISTLRPDDYAIAGYREHGHALAKGADPKRLMAELYGRRTGVSKGKGGSMHLFDRSVNFLGGHAIVGGYLPIAAGVAFAIRYEERDQVILCFFGDGSVPQGEFHESLNLAALWKLPVVYICENNRYAMGTAIHRALAQTEIYKFAEAYKIPGEACNGMDVVAVRECVGRAVDRARESRTPSLIEARTYRFRGHSMRDPSAAIYRTKDEVDQEKLRDPIAGFRDQLLREGHLDEAGWKALTDEVEARVTEAVEFAETSPEPPSEWLLEDVYA
- the nuoK gene encoding NADH-quinone oxidoreductase subunit NuoK, whose product is MVPPVYYAALSAVLFTVGVVGVLVRRNPLVIFMSIELMLNAANLAFVAFGHARGVVDGQVIVFFVMTVAAAEVAVGLAIIVAIFRTRYRISVDDLSLMRW
- a CDS encoding NADH-quinone oxidoreductase subunit J, producing the protein MFLIVAGGAIASAVGLVVRRNPLHGALFLVANLFCVAVLYLMLRAEFLALAQVIIYAGAIMVLFIFAIMLLVPGKAEASPDPLGPQRMLALPFAGLLGLVVVMVLPGAAARQVPAGPPTGVRTIGQLLFTDYLLPFEVTAVLLLAALIGALALAKRRVT